One window of Cucurbita pepo subsp. pepo cultivar mu-cu-16 chromosome LG19, ASM280686v2, whole genome shotgun sequence genomic DNA carries:
- the LOC111782160 gene encoding uncharacterized protein LOC111782160, producing MSSVDDERRLYECARKYQIIVKQFDQLVEMMDNKKKAMRLSKRRRMFSNSDNNLSTTVTQPTSDSQQNCNDDEAFVQTLTRFLHELKTDTTELDNSTRTLN from the exons ATGTCGAGTGTTGATGATGAAAGAAGACTGTATGAATGTGCAAGGAAATACCAAATAATTGTGAAACAG TTCGATCAATTGGTTGAGATGATGGACAACAAGAAGAAGGCAATGAGACTGTCAAAACGACGACGAATGTTCTCA AACTCGGACAATAATTTGTCGACCACCGTGACTCAGCCAACTTCAGATTCTCAACAAAATTGTAACGATGATGAAGCATTTGTGCAAACCCTCACAAGATTCCTACATGAACTGAAGACCGATACGACTGAACTGGATAACTCGACCCGTACCCTAAACTAA
- the LOC111781306 gene encoding auxin response factor 18-like — MITFMDSKEKVKEMEKCLDPQLWHACAGGMVQMPPVNARVFYFPQGHAEHACAPVDFRNCSKVPPYTLCRVSAIKFLADPDTDEVFAKLRLIPINGSELEFEDDGIGRLNGSEQDKPTSFAKTLTQSDANNGGGFSVPRYCAETIFPRLDYSADPPVQTILAKDVHGETWKFRHIYRGTPRRHLLTTGWSTFVNHKKLVAGDSIVFLRAENGDLCVGIRRAKRGIGDGPEPPCGWNPAGGNCAVPYGAFSTFLREDENRVNRTNGKGKVKAESVIEAATLAANGQPFEIVYYPRASTPEFCVKAGLVKAALQIRWCSGMRFKMAFETEDSLRISWFMGTINTVQAADPLRWPESPWRLLQVTWDEPDLLQNVKRVSPWLVELVSNISPIHLAPFSPPRKKFRYPQHPDFPHDNQPSMSPFASYLHGPGSPFGCPPDNNPAGMQGARHAHFGLSLSDFHLSKLQSGLFPIRYRSLDPAAGSTRLSGNAMTEKPSMSENVSCLLTMAHSTQTSKKFDNVKTPQLILFGRPILTELQMSQSCSGDTVSPVGTGNSSSDGNGSGSALHQQGLPERSSCENFQWYKDNRQDVEPNLDTGHCKVFMESEDVGRTLDLSSLGSYEELYRKLGNMFGIDNSEMLNHVLYRDISGAVKHVGDEQFSEFMKTARRLTILTDSGSNNVGG; from the exons ATGATTACGTTTATGGAttcgaaagagaaagtgaaAGAGATGGAGAAATGCTTAGATCCTCAGCTATGGCATGCTTGTGCTGGAGGAATGGTTCAAATGCCGCCGGTGAACGCCAGGGTTTTCTATTTTCCTCAAGGCCATGCCGAGCATGCTTGTGCGCCAGTTGATTTCAGGAACTGTTCTAAGGTTCCTCCATATACGCTTTGTAGAGTTTCTGCTATCAAGTTCCTTGCCGATCCTGACACGGATGAGGTCTTTGCTAAACTCAGGTTGATTCCCATTAATGGAAGTGAACTAGAGTTTGAAGATGATGGAATTGGAAGGCTTAATGGGTCTGAACAGGATAAGCCAACTTCGTTTGCAAAGACATTGACTCAATCTGATGCTAACAATGGTGGGGGTTTCTCTGTTCCAAGGTATTGTGCTGAAACCATCTTCCCTCGGTTGGATTACTCGGCCGATCCACCGGTTCAGACAATTCTTGCTAAGGATGTTCATGGGGAGACATGGAAATTCAGACACATTTACCGTGGGACGCCTCGGCGACATCTTTTAACGACGGGATGGAGTACGTTTGTTAACCATAAGAAGCTTGTGGCTGGTGATTCCATTGTGTTCTTGAGGGCTGAAAATGGAGATCTCTGCGTCGGGATTAGACGAGCGAAGAGAGGAATTGGAGATGGGCCGGAACCGCCGTGTGGATGGAATCCAGCAGGTGGGAACTGTGCTGTGCCTTATGGAGCTTTCTCAACGTTCTTGAGGGAAGATGAAAACAGAGTGAACAGGACTAATGGAAAAGGGAAAGTGAAGGCTGAATCAGTCATTGAAGCTGCTACACTTGCTGCAAATGGGCAGCCCTTTGAAATAGTATACTATCCAAGAGCTAGTACTCCTGAGTTCTGTGTCAAGGCAGGGCTGGTGAAAGCAGCATTGCAGATCCGGTGGTGCTCGGGTATGCGGTTCAAGATGGCGTTCGAAACCGAGGACTCTTTGCGGATAAGCTGGTTCATGGGTACCATAAACACCGTTCAGGCCGCCGACCCACTGCGCTGGCCTGAATCACCATGGAGGCTTCTACAG GTTACTTGGGACGAGCCCGATTTACTTCAGAATGTGAAACGTGTTAGCCCGTGGTTGGTCGAATTGGTATCGAACATATCTCCGATTCATCTTGCCCCGTTCTCACCTCCAAGGAAAAAGTTCAGATATCCACAACACCCTGATTTCCCCCACGATAACCAGCCTTCTATGTCGCCGTTCGCGAGTTATCTCCATGGTCCAGGCAGCCCCTTCGGTTGTCCTCCGGACAACAACCCTGCTGGCATGCAGGGAGCCAGGCATGCTCATTTTGGTCTATCCTTGTCGGATTTTCATCTCAGTAAACTGCAGTCGGGTCTGTTTCCGATTCGTTATCGATCATTGGATCCAGCTGCTGGATCAACTAGACTTTCTGGTAATGCAATGACTGAAAAGCCAAGTATGAGTGAAAATGTATCTTGCTTGCTAACCATGGCGCATTCTACTCAAACGTCGAAGAAATTCGACAACGTAAAGACTCCACAGCTAATACTTTTCGGCAGACCCATACTAACCGAATTGCAGATGTCTCAAAGCTGTTCTGGTGATACCGTTTCTCCAGTTGGTACTGGAAACAGTTCGTCGGATGGAAACGGTTCTGGATCTGCACTACATCAACAAGGACTACCAGAACGCTCGTCTTGCGAAAATTTCCAATGGTACAAGGACAATCGCCAAGATGTCGAGCCTAACTTGGATACTGGCCACTGTAAAGTCTTCATGGAATCAGAAGACGTCGGTCGCACCCTCGATCTTTCTTCACTTGGGTCCTATGAAGAATTGTACAGAAAACTCGGAAACATGTTCGGCATCGATAACTCAGAGATGTTGAACCATGTCTTGTACCGGGATATCTCCGGTGCTGTCAAGCACGTCGGCGACGAACAATTCAG CGAGTTCATGAAGACAGCAAGAAGATTGACAATTCTAACAGATTCAGGAAGTAACAATGTAGGAGGTTAG
- the LOC111781307 gene encoding cytokinin riboside 5'-monophosphate phosphoribohydrolase LOG3-like: protein MEVENEMRRQSSKFRRVCVFCGSSQGRKSSYQEAAIELGKELVSRSINLVYGGGSIGLMGLVSQAVHDGGGHVIGVIPKTLMPRELTGETVGEVKAVADMHQRKAEMAKHSDAFIALPGGYGTLEELLEVITWAQLGIHDKPVGLLNVDGYYNSLLSFIDKAVEEGFISPSAREIILSAPTAKELMMKLEEYAPCHERVASKLNWEIEQLGYL, encoded by the exons ATGGAGGTTGAGAATGAAATGAGGCGCCAATCCTCCAAGTTCAGAAGGGTTTGTGTGTTTTGTGGGAGTAGTCAGGGCAGGAAAAGTAGCTATCAGGAAGCTGCCATTGAGCTCGGCAAGGAATTG GTTTCGAGGAGCATAAATCTGGTGTATGGAGGAGGAAGCATAGGGCTAATGGGCTTGGTTTCACAAGCTGTTCATGATGGTGGAGGGCATGTCATTGG AGTCATTCCCAAGACGCTCATGCCTCGAGAG CTAACTGGTGAAACAGTAGGGGAAGTGAAGGCAGTGGCAGATATGCACCAAAGGAAGGCGGAGATGGCTAAGCATTCAGATGCTTTTATTGCCTTGCCTG GTGGATATGGAACTCTAGAGGAGTTGCTTGAAGTAATAACTTGGGCTCAGCTTGGAATTCATGATAAACCT GTGGGTTTGCTGAATGTTGATGGATACTACAATTCTTTGCTGTCATTTATAGACAAAGCTGTGGAAGAGGGATTCATCAGTCCGAGCGCTCGTGAAATAATCTTATCCGCTCCGACCGCAAAGGAGTTGATGATGAAATTGGAG GAGTATGCTCCTTGTCATGAAAGAGTTGCTTCAAAGTTGAACTGGGAAATAGAGCAGCTTGGGTATCTGTAG